Within Patescibacteria group bacterium, the genomic segment TAGAAACCGAGAATTCCAGTCGAGCCAAATGTGTTTATAAAGTCAATGGGGTGGTAAAAAAACGCTCCGACTTTTTAGGAAATTATTATGCAGTGTTTTTTTCTCCAGCGGATATTAAACTAGTTGTTGGTTCACCGAGTCGCAGAAGAAGTGTGCTAGATAGCATTCTTTGCCAAATCGAAAAAGATTACTCCCGCGCTTGCAATGTGTATGAGAAGGCGTTAAGGCAAAAAAACGAGCTTTTACTCGGAAGTCACCGAGGTGGCAATGTAAAGAATTTATTCCTTACGAGGAAGATGCCCAATCGCGCCGGACGCGATTGGGAAGATTCACAAAATGGTGGTAATTTAGCGCAAGTTAAATCTCAAGTTGCGGTCTGGAACGAAATTTTGGCAAAAAAAGGAAGTTATATTCAAGAAAAACGCCAAGAATTTTTTGCTTTTGCTAACAAAACGCTTAGCTCGTTGTACCCAAAAATGGAAGTCTCATCAAAGCGACTAGTCTTAAATTATGTAACGCGACAAGTTTCCAAAGAAGCACTAGACGAAAGTTTGGAGCGGGAGATAACAAAAAAACGCTCTTTAATCGGTCCGCACAGGGACGATTTTTTGTTTCTTAAAGATGGTTGGGATTTGGGGCTTTATGGTAGCCGAGGAGAACAGCGAACAGCGGTATTTGCTCTAAAACTTTGCGAGCTGGCTTTTTTAGAAAGCAAGATTGAGGGGAGAGTAACTTTACTCTTGGATGATATTTTTTCGGAGCTGGATAAGTTTTATCGAGAAAAAGTGCTGGATACCATAGAGGATAGACAGTCTTTTATTACAACCGCAGAAGAAAACCTAATTCCTAAAAAACTTTTGGATAGGGCAAAACTTTTTAGACTAAATACCCAATGATAGTTTTATATCTTATTTT encodes:
- a CDS encoding AAA family ATPase; its protein translation is MPITRYKNEYNNFSPKAKALEDTNFIKSLSLKNFRSYPKAEFVFDPVVNLFIGPNGSGKSNLLEALHFLATAHSYRAEALRELIKIGDTSASLELTLADGTCLEAIIILETENSSRAKCVYKVNGVVKKRSDFLGNYYAVFFSPADIKLVVGSPSRRRSVLDSILCQIEKDYSRACNVYEKALRQKNELLLGSHRGGNVKNLFLTRKMPNRAGRDWEDSQNGGNLAQVKSQVAVWNEILAKKGSYIQEKRQEFFAFANKTLSSLYPKMEVSSKRLVLNYVTRQVSKEALDESLEREITKKRSLIGPHRDDFLFLKDGWDLGLYGSRGEQRTAVFALKLCELAFLESKIEGRVTLLLDDIFSELDKFYREKVLDTIEDRQSFITTAEENLIPKKLLDRAKLFRLNTQ